Proteins encoded in a region of the Anopheles ziemanni chromosome 2, idAnoZiCoDA_A2_x.2, whole genome shotgun sequence genome:
- the LOC131293781 gene encoding uncharacterized protein LOC131293781 codes for MLNTCRQRFWITSGRNLTRKVFHQCHTCFRARPSSSATIIADLPAVRVTPALPFSITGVAYCGAVFLKGGHRRAAPVKAYVAIFVCFTTRAVHIELVSNLTTEAFLAALRRFVSRRGLPLEFHSENATNFKGAANKLNELYKLLRTTEHQQSIQTWTLERKISWKFIPPRAPHFGGLWEAAVKTMKYHLVRVLGTTTLSFEDMSTLLDEIECCVNSRPITSMSDDPHDMTAFTPGHFLVGTILQLIPDHCLLYEAENRLNHWRHVQQLRQHFWNRWQKEYLQQLQARSKWTKDGTTTVTPGTLVIIKEDNVPSSCWPLARVTEEHPGKDGKARVFTLRTTVPSFKSKYQPG; via the exons ATGCTAAACACGTGCAGACAACGCTTCTGGATCACAAGTGGCCGAAATCTCACCCGGAAGGTATTCCACCAGTGCCACACCTGCTTCCGCGCCCGACCATCATCGTCAGCAACTATAATAGCTGACCTGCCGGCTGTCCGAGTAACACCGGCCCTTCCTTTTTCGATCACCGGGGTTGCCTACTGTGGTGCAGTGTTCCTGAAAGGTGGCCATCGACGGGCGGCGCCCGTGAAGGCATACGTCGCCATATTTGTATGCTTCACCACCCGTGCCGTACACATCGAGCTGGTGTCaaacctgacaacggaagcGTTTCTAGCAGCATTGCGACGGTTTGTGTCTCGTCGTGGGTTGCCATTGGAGTTTCACTCGGAAAACGCGACGAACTTCAAGGGAGCAGCAAACAAGCTGAACGAGTTGTACAAGCTGTTGCGTACAACTGAACACCAGCAGAGCATTCAGACTTGGACACTAGAACGGAAGATTTCATGGAAGTTCATCCCCCCGAGAGCTCCTCACTTCGGAGGACTGTGGGAAGCCGCCGTCAAAACCATGAAATATCACCTAGTACGCGTTTTAGGAACGACAACACTTTCGTTTGAGGACATGTCTACGCTGCTGGACGAGATAGAATGCTGTGTCAACTCCCGGCCTATAACATCGATGTCAGACGATCCACACGATATGACAGCCTTCACTCCTGGACATTTCCTGGTTGGAACGATCCTACAGCTCATTCCGGACCACTGCTTGCTGTATGAAGCCGAGAACCGGTTGAACCACTGGCGTCATGTTCAACAACTTCGCCAGCACTTTTGGAACCGTTGGCAGAAGGAGTATTTACAACAACTGCAGGCGCGATCTAAATGGACAAAGGATGGTACAACCACAGTAACGCCAGGAACGTTAGTTATAATCAAGGAGGATAATGTGCCTTCATCGTGTTGGCCATTAGCACGCGTAACCGAGGAGCATCCTGGAAAGGATGGCAAAGCGCGTGTCTTTACATTGCGTACAA CTGTGCCAAGTTTCAAGTCAAAATATCAACCCGGCTAA